In Methanoculleus sp. SDB, the genomic window TCGTCGGCGCATACACCGCACCCCTTGCAATAGTCATAGTCGGGCACCGGCATGCCCTCCTCATCCTCACTGATACACCCTTCGGGACAGATCAGGATGCAGAGCCCGCATTTCGAGCATTTCTCACGTGAAAACCGCGGGATGAAAACCCGCCACGACCCCGTCCTGTTGTCCCGCGCCCGCCCGGGTTTTGCGGCGCATCCGATATTGAGGGCCATATTACATTCCCTCCCGCACCAT contains:
- a CDS encoding pyruvate synthase codes for the protein MALNIGCAAKPGRARDNRTGSWRVFIPRFSREKCSKCGLCILICPEGCISEDEEGMPVPDYDYCKGCGVCADECPADAIEMELEEK